In Episyrphus balteatus chromosome 4, idEpiBalt1.1, whole genome shotgun sequence, the sequence gttgaataacttcgaaacgcgggggttaatgaaaaaaattattaagagtttttttgtagaacagacaattttataaaagaaaatgattttgtcaagtCTTTTAGATGAactattaaaaagataaaaaattctaaacacaaatacacaatctttcccatacaaatcgtatgggaaatagaaatttgcgatgcggcggtactaaatgttaacattaagggctgaaacttttacagtatttttttttcgtcatttccaacaatattttcggtaatgctttgaacaaaaaaaaactttttttttaatcagtctacTATCTATATCTTaaataactatttaaaataaaaaacaaattgttataagttattaataattataatataataattaataataattttaaatattcaaaattaaaaaaaaaataattttatttttaaatgtttttttttcaaaacttttttttttttgaaaatatggaaatatgtcaattttccaaaaaaatggcaacgccatatttttAATCTCCGCATCATTTAAGATAAACTAAAAACGcttcatcatcgtaatgttggctTTAGttaaacctcgattttttttaggcacaaaaccaatacttgcctatAGAGCAATTAGAAACACTGTTGaaattgtttaacttttttttaataataataaaaataactataaaatacttaaaactTTAACTTTAAGATAATAAGAAGCGACTGCAAAAAGATCATTTAACATGCTTTTAAAAAACCAGCTCAAtcacattaaaataatattggAATTATTTACTAAAAGTTTTTCAATGGTCATAACTTTGGTGTAAAGtgatataaaatcaaatttcttcaaacatgaaacAGCAGTTCAAGTGCTTGTCAtttagattaaacaaaaaaaaaaaaaaatccccacatataaaacaaagtatgatggctccatcgacATGTTGAAATCAATAgatgtcacaaaaaaaagtcaacattAATCCGTGCTGGTGTGTAGAGACCTCACAGAAGAAGAAGATTCCACCAAACTAACAGCGACCGgttaaaaatggaaattttacaATACAACACTGCAATGTTCGttgcagcatcatcatcatcatcatcattcccAAAAGAGATTTCCCCGTATAGATCGTTTGGGTCATATTCATAATATAAGACTTGTTCCCTATATCATTTTTATACTCTCCAACAAGTCGAAGAAGAAGCTTATGGAAAAGCACATCAGCATGAAATTGCTTTATGGTTTCATGATAGCCAATGTGTCTCTCTTTGTGGTCGCACCAGAGTCACAGAGCGTGTCCAGTCAGCCATGCTGATTGACCTTAGAGGTCAACCGCACATATTTCCGCGTAAAACAATTAACAGATGAAAATATCTCGCGCACACACACAATATTGTGCCGCATGTCACAACCACCAACCCGACCGTGCAGCTGTCTATATTGCAATATACGCGTTTATCCAAGTATCATCATTTTGTCCTATAACAGAATTTCCTCTCTCgggtaaaaaatgaaaaaaaaaagttgcatctGAATCTGAAGGCATCTAGATTCCATAAACACAAAGCCAAAGATGTCACCCACTCGGAGTCGCCACCGTTCGAAGATGTTATGCATAAATTGAGGttgtgcgtttttttttttgtattttatttttttttttttgtcatcgtCATGGTTGTCCGTGACTGTGAATAACTTAAGCAAGTAGGAACCCATTTATCCTAAAGTAAACAAGATGCAAAAATATAGAGTGTTTTTGTGAGTGCACCTCTATTGAgggaaaaaaagcaaaaaaaaaaaaaaaataaaggaggACCACATCCGAGAAGTGGAGATTGAAGACAGCCAGCTACAAATATGGTGATAGAGCTCAACCCAGGTTAGTTCACATACTTTATACCTGAACGATATTTCTAGATGAGAGGTGAATTTCTTCTGTAACAAGATCATGAAAACTCATGAAAATTGGGTGGTTTAAACTTTAACTACACTCAAACCGCTCTTAAACCACATCTTAACCATACTTTACAATTTGGTTCAGTTGTAAGGAAATCATTCAACCTGAATAATTGATGAAATCATTTTCTTGATCCGTGCTCCAAAGTCATGAAAATTCTGCAACTTAAACTTTAACTACATTTAAACCAATACTAAACCACTTTTTAACCAAACTCTAAACTTTGACTCAGTTGTAAACTAGTTCATAAAAATTGGGTGATTTTAACTTTAACCACACTCAAACCACCTTTTAACAACACTTTAAAATTTGATTCAGTTGTAAAGCAGTCGTTCAACCTGAAAATTTGTGTAAATCATTTTCAATTCTTCCGTGGAAGTTTAAACTTGAACTACACTCAAACTACTTTTTAACCACTTTTTAACCACACTTAAAACTTTGATTCAGTTTAAACTTTTCCTTCGACCTGAAAATTGGTTCAAATCATTTCAAATTCTTGATCTGtgctctaaatttaaaaaactcgGCGATTTAAACTTTAACCAAACCACACTTTAACCAcactttaaaattgtattaagtTTCAAAGTAGTCCTTCAATCTGAACATTTGTTAAATCATTTTCAAATTCTTGATTCGTGCACCAAATTCATGAAAACTCGGCGGTTCAAACTTAAACCACACTAAAACCACTTTTTAACCATTATTTAACCACTGTTTACTACTTCTTTCccataatttaaacttttttaaacacCAAATATTACATTAAGTTCAATCACTTATCACTAATAACTGGCTCAGAAAATCACTCTTTCAAACATCTTTATTTCTGATGAAATtccccttttaaaaaaattaaaaactttaaaaacaaaataaaatgcgtCAATCATCACCATCAACCATAGGTAAACGCAAAGAGACAGCAAAAATGTGGAATTCAAATGCAACTGACTGACTGTTgtatataacacaaaaaaaccaATATAGAGGTCCGAATTGAATTGTTTTCAAAGTGGCCAAGAGGAGTACTGCCTTCTGCTGCTGTTGTGGCAGCAAGTGCGATCGCTTATAAGTGCACATTGCAAAAAATGAATCATCCACTATCAAGAGTAAAAACGTTGCATTGCGTTGCATTCAAACGACTTCAACCATAAAAGTGCagcatttcaaaaattaagaaaaggtAAACATTTTGTCAAGTGAtagaaaatagaatttaaatgTAATTCGAGTTTTACGGTACACATCATCCACACAAACTGACTGAGACTCTTCTTCTTTATTCGTTCGTGCCATCAGATGAGgaaacttcaacaaaaaaaaaaaacaaaaatgcaaaacgATGCATCAAGGATGTGAATGAAGTTTGACATTGAAGTGGTTTATTCAGTGTCAAGAgtgttttgtgtttattttgtgGATTGTGGGAGACGAGTTCGTGCTCTTTGGGTCAAAGGTGAGATTTTGTAGATATTTTGAGGAAgagatcttttgatgttttcatatcattaaatattttttttttgaaattttatattttgagaaaaaaggaGTTCTTTGATTTAGATCACGTTTGcaataattagtttttcttgTTGTAcaggtttttcattttttgaaggaATCTTTTGAAAAATGGGGACTATTTCGTTCGATTATATAACATAACATATAATAatgctatttattttttagaaaatgattttaaaaacagATAAAATAGATAAATGGGCGTTAGCATAATTTGCctcatttaaacaaaagagctgagcagcaaactttatttttttttaaagtcttttTATTCTgctttaaaatatattatttatgtCTGTAGAAAATGTAAAGCATCTGAGATCAGACATATGTTTGTACATATTTACAGTAACACTAACCAATAGGTAGCATTTTTGCTTCTTAGTAGTTAGTcagtaaatttttgattttattgttctattcaTCTTGATCttctttcaatttctttttcattAAATGATCATCACAAGCTTTAATCATTTCATCAAATAACCTTAGAATATTTCAATCTTCCTTGttgcacggagaaaaaatatatcaaatctAACTTTGTGCAATTAACCTTAATCTCTAAGCAAAACTATTCCTCCCCACCCCTCATTTTATTCACCCACCAACCCTTCATAATTTATATATAACCAAGGTTATTTCTAGAAAATTTATTCGTTAGCACTTTGCTCAGACACAAACTGTTTCAACATCAATTAATCATGTCGTGTTGCCTCGCTCTCTGTTATTCTTTTGACTTCTAAGAGGTTCGCGCATCCATAATTTCATCTACATTTTAGACAGCAAACTCTCAAAtgatatttcaattcaattctatGGTGACTTCTTTGGCAGCTATAACAAACGAGGACTGCAACGATGAAGACGAAGAAAATGACGACAACATCGACACAACGTTAGCACAGAACATTTtgcaagaatattgtgttcaaaatgcaacaaagaacaaaaatcatTCAACAAACACAATGATTAATGCGTTTCATTAGCTTcatggttttttgaattttttattttatggttAGGTTAAGTAGTGAATTTAAAGGTGTtgccaattgaaaaaaaactggaaCATTATTACAAAAGacagttttgaaaaagtttgaggtcccgagtaaaaattaaattccgcCGCAGTGCCGCCGGCGCACCACAGTCCCACCATGAACAAACATTTGCCGCGCCACAGACGGACCTAAAACGCACCATTACTATTGCaccgcaccatgatcaaaagtTTTATATTGCCGCAACATCGTCGAACCACAACCGCACCATGTTCAAAAATATCTGTTCTACCGCACCACAGCCGCATCATGatgaaaaatgtcaattttgcCGCAACGCGGCCGGACCGTGATCAAAAACTTCTATTTTACAAGGaaaatgaaagcattcagctgTGCTTCGCGGTGGTGTGGAtaaattttccgccaaacggtCTTGGTGCGGTTATGATGCGGCGGCCATgaagtgttttttgtttgtttttcttaaaaaaattcaattttgatttttacttggggtttgaaaaaatagctttatCATCTCTCAAAAGACCGACCTGTTAGACCACTAGCCACAACCATCTAATAGCAGGTCCGCATAAACATTTAAGATCCCTCTATGATATTTTGGATCACCTATAAATTCAATCTTAATTGCTAACCTTGCAATGCCTTTTCTTTTAAAAGCAGTTCTGTATAAATATTTGAGACCCCACTTTTCCTGACCCCACTGAGTTCTTAGTATAgcggcgcagggacataagtccccgggacacaagtcccgaatttttttttcgggatcaatgtcccactttactgggTCATAAGTCCCGAATCCAATTCGGGAATTATGTCCCACCCTACTGAGACAAAAGTCCTgaattttttagttgaaaatgggacataagtcccgaatagagtaaaaactattttacatacatatttttactataaatgcTTATATAGGTACTAAGTAATTcataagattattttttggtgCCATGAAATAGGACGCCCAAATGTAATAaggataattttaattttcaaaagagaaataaagccatttttcaacatttggctttatttctttttcacgtcaatatattttcagaaaaaaaaacgaatgtgCCTCGTTGCGGTTTATTAAAGCGAAATAATACTAATATGATTTTTATATCATTCCAACTTTTCaaagaataagttttatttattatttgtctTACTTCAGTTtgataaggaaaaaaataaaactcaaactTTAAAGAGAATATTTTGCCAGTTTAATGTCCATTTTGAggtgtggaaataaaaattcgcgcgaatttttatttccacacctcaaaatggattctcccgtgggcaaaatttttttccgcttcgcgtatcgcgtttgggttgtgcaaattaaagagattcgaatctgaggaatttttttccgcttcaccCTGGTAAGAACTCATATCGGTTATCATACcacaaatttcaattattaaactttcactttatacatttgtttatattttgtcacGATGCAATTTCGACAATCTAACCAATAAATTTGCaaacttttcttttgttttccaaCAGCTTGTAACCGTACCTTACATTGGAGTTGGTAGGTACtacgaaaaaaatatcctaAGAACAATATCGGCTCTATTATTTCGTCAGCTATAGTCTCTAATAGTCTCTTTAGATATatttatgcaaacaaaaaatacgtgggacataagtcccgaaaatttttttcgggactaatgtctCAGTAGGGTTGGACATAATTCCCGAATTGGATTCGGGACTTATGAcccagtaaagtgggacattagtcccgaaaaaaaaattcgggacttatgtcccggggacttatgtccctgcgccgaTATAGCTCTAAGAATTAAAACTTAATTGTTTAACAGATTAATGTCTACCTGGCAATACCTCTTCTATTAATGGCAGGTATAAACATTTAAGATCACACTTtctctctatttaattttttttgagaccCCCTAAACACTCACTGAGTTCTTAgttaaagttttataaatttaaatttaattttttaacagatGTATGTCTACCTGGCAATGCCCCTTCTATTAATGGTAGATATAAACTTTAAAGATCACACTTCCTCTCTGTGATATTTTTTGAGACCCCTTAAACACTCACTGAGTTCTTAGATAAAGTTCTATAAAttcaaacttaattttttagCCTACCTGGCAATGCCTCTTCTATTAAAGCCAGGTCTACATTTAAGATCATACTTCTCCttcatgaaattttttgaaacctcTTAAACACTGACTAAGCTCTAAGATAAagttctttaaatttaaatttcattaaaaaaaatttgtatatctgGCAATACCTCTTCTATTAATGATGATGGTTTAAGCCCAGTGTAACTTAACTCGCACCTACGCTTTCAATTTAAATTGCCATCACAAAGAGCCTTGTAACAAGAAAAGAACTAAAGTTGGAGCGGCCTATAGGCACAGCACCAGCGCATAACCTAATAAAGTCATATATAGCGATCAAAAGCAAACCAGCACACACGCATGTCGCACAGTCTCACAAAGTCACCGTATAGTCATCGTTAAGCGGAGCTCACATTTCGGGGGGAACTCCTTAAATTTACGCCTCGCGTTGTTATGATAATCCAATTTCATTACTGTGTGTGTACCCAGCCGAGAGAGAGACCTCCTCCGCAATTAGCACGATCGCATATATGAACAGAATGATGACTGGAAAGCCCCAGAAAAATATGATGATGGGAGCGAGCTCCAAAGATCTTGGATCACATTTTAAAGGTAAGCTCACATCACAACAAACACCCATCCCATTGCTTCTAGATGATGGTAAGTGAAttgctgatgatgatggtacAGCAGCCGGAGCAGCAGTCAACTGACAGACACATACCGCATCATCTACTTACCTTCTTCACATAacaaaaaagtaggtacctcTGCGAGGAGCTCTGAATTCTGTAGTGTGCCTGTGCACCGGATTCGAGTGCAGATTCGTGGAATGAATttgtatgcaaatttttttctcaatttgaatccattaaattttttcttcatcCCGGAACGAACGTTTTGGTTTGGAGATGTGAACTAAAATATACACCATCAGTTAACAGTGCTTGATGCTCGGTGAAGAGGTGTTTGTCTGTGAGTTTTTATTCTCCTTTGCTGATGATGTTTGGATTTGTTGGGCACGTCACCAGCAGCAGAGCAAAGCTaagtttttcagagcaaaattaATGTGAAATGTCAATCTGAATTCATCATTTTGCACAGtgtgaaataaataaatgtgttGCGAGCGATCATTTGATGTACGAATGGGCGCATGTCGTCCTGTGTGATCAATGGCGCTGTTGTGTGGATATTGTGGTTGTGTGTGCGGATTTATACAATGACTTTGAGGTGTGGTATTGGACTGATTTATTTCAATTCGAAAAATTATATCACGATAATAAATATGTAGAATGACCGAAATAGATTGTGGATGATAATTGGAGACTTTAAGAAGGAAATTGATACGATTTTGGACGTTATTTTTGAAAGAATCTTTTTTCTTGCTCCCTATcgctcttcttcttcttcttttttatttcttattcttttattctttttcttcttcttcttttttatttcttattcttttattctttttcttcttcttctccttcTCCTTCTTCTCCTCCTTCTTCTActtctatttttatttcttctcctttctcttctttttcttcttattctttttctacttcttctgtttcttcttcttcttcttcttcttattcttcttcttctttatttcttcttcttttcttcctttttattcttcttcttttttatttcttattcttttattctttttcttcttctacttctcgtgcttcttcttctttcttttttttttatttttctttttcttcttcttctcttcttcttcttcttcttcttcttcttcttcttcttcttcttcttcttcttcttcttcttcttcttcttcttcttctccttcttcttcttcttctcctcCTTCTTCTActtctatttttatttcttctcctttctcttctttttcttcttattctttttctacttattctttttcttcttcttcttcttctttttcttcttcttctttttcttctttatttcttcttcttttatttcttcttcttctctttcttcttctctttcttcttctttttcatcttcttcttcttcttcttcttcctctttCCACTTgctcttctttttcttcttctacatcTTGTACTTCTCTTCTTCTTTATTTCTTCCtttctatttattcttttttatttcttcttcttcttattcttcttctttttctactTCATATCTACTTCTTCTATTTCGTTATTTTCTACCCCTTCTTCCGCTTTTCTAATTCTTCTTAAAATTCTTCACGAAGTAAACTTCAACAAGTATAACTGGATCCATGAATATAAGATTtcctacataaaataaaaagtcttcatgaaatataaattttcttcaaggagtaaaaatgtcttcatttgtagaataaaaagtcttcatgaagtAAACTGGCTTTAAGGAGGAAAAATGTCtacatttttagtttaaaaagtcttcatgtctgcgattgtaaaataaaatgtcttcattaaaaaaaaaaaactgtttcgaaaaatattttttttttttattttccttaaatattcaactaacaattttttgtaatatcaTAGACTTACTggctattaaaaataataaaaaagaatttgctaaattttttgttttttttttgtttgactataatatcaatataaaatttatataaaaatactagatatttatttacaatttttaaatttttaataaaagatatACGCAATacactttatttttgtatataaataataaaatacttgGCTCATTTaactgtgtttatttttttttcttctctattaatttaaacttaaaattattatatacttgtaacaattgttttttttttttaatttaatttttaataagaataaataaataagatacttaattttcaaaaacaacaaaaatccattaaaaagATTTTAGCACGCACATCACATCacaattttgtttaagtatatttaattttgtttgttttactaaattataaacttaaaattaaaacaattattcatatttattttatatataattttttgttattaaactaaattgtatataaataacaacaaaattaaaaaaaattctatttataagaaaaatatcaaacggcaattttctttttttattttattttttttttaaattttattacttaaatataaaaataaaaaaataatgccaTCGTGGAatatatcaaaacaaaatgcataggtaatttgtatatttttaacagttttcgCTTTCGATAGAAAATTAAGACGCTATTTatcaaattcttcaaaaataattttgcactGATACTTAGTCCCAGGGAAATGTTCCTTCTTTCACACTTAAATTAAATAGTAGGAAtgatttttgagtatttttgtaTAGAAGGGAAGCCATTTTAagtaaaacaatcaaaattttgaaaaacagtcaAACCTGGTTAAATGAAATGTTGGttcataaaacaattttctttttacttggtAATGTGACTTTTTCTAAGAAATTGTTcattaatatctcttttcttcaaCTTTTATTAGTGATATCATATTTCCCTATTATCAAGAATAAAAAACATATTCAAACCCTTGTTGTCAGATCTAACGGTGTCGTTGTAATATGCATTTTTATCCGTTTTATACTATGATGATCGAATTCGCACGAACCTTCATCGTCACTATTATTATTACTGGCCTTATTATTACTAAATGGTGTACTCTTtttaattgttgttgtaattgtaGTTCTTGTCTCATCATCATCGCCCTCCCCCAAACCACTTCTACCATCACTTTCCGCCCCAGATAACCGTCGATTGTCATCAATCGAACCATCAATACTGCTCTTACTACTCATCGAACTGCTTCCAGTTTTCATACTCAAATCAATTGGATTATCCTGATGATCAGTGGTCGCGGCGGTAACTGTGGTAACTCCTGTCTGAATAGTTGGTGATCTTGGAGGTGTCATAGAAACCACTAGATTCTCACTGCAATCAGTTGCAGCATCATTGATGTCGTCATCTTCATCACAATGCTCCTCGATTTCGGCATCAATGTCGTCATCGGTGGAACTTTTATTGCCACACATCACCCCGCTGTCAGAATTCGGTGTGATTGTTGCATGCGTCACAGTCGTCGTTGAGTTGGTGGTGGATGTATTGCATGTTGAAGATAACTGCTGTCGCTGTGACTTCAACATGGCATCCAAGTAGAACCTCTTTGTCAGCTCTTCAGCTGCTGATTTACTGCCGTTGTTGCCACCAATGtgattattgttgttgttattaaggAAGAGTGAAGGACTTCCCCGATCACTGATTGTATCCTTTTCCACACTTTTCGTCGGTGTATATCGATTATTCGTGCTACTGCTGCCACTTGTCGAAAGTGGCGAAGTGGCATTGCTAAAGAGGTGATGCTGCTGTTGCTCCAGCGCCGACGACGCTGAAGACGGCTTCAACAATCCTTGATGATGCTGATAGAGAGCAGGATGATATCCAGGAAATAGCAAATGGGATGGCGGGAGAAAGGCTGGCGGCGGCATAACTGGCATCGAACCCAAGCCTGGGAACGGCAGTGGCAGGAACAAGTCTTTACTCAAATGCGGTGGCATGTCCATTGGGGATTTTCCCAGCCGCAACAGCGTATTACTCCGCACATTCACATCCACCGAACTGTCTGAATTATGACTATCCGGCGAACTGACCGAAGGTGACTGTGCAGCAGCAAGATGCTTACCGTAATCTTCTGTTAAGCCCAGCATCATGAGTTCCTCTTTTGTACGTGGCGGATAGAGACCAGGTGGATACGCACCCGGATGACCTAGCATGCTGAGTGATGTGGCTGCCGATGGTTGGTGCTGGTTGACGGAGCCCGGTGCAGCGCCCTTTTGATTATTATTGTGACTATTGTGGTGggcggcggcggcggcagcAGCGGCCGCCGCTTGTTGTTGTTGCTCCTGTAGGAGGCAATGGATTTTGAACCAATTGGAGCGACGACCGTAGCGTGAGCCGCTCTTTGACATGCCAACCATGAGACATTTCCGCAGGCGGCACGCCTTGCATGCTGTCCGATTTTTCTTGTTAATGATGCATTCGCCGTTATTTTTGCACTCGGAGATGGATGACAAATTGTTGTAGGAGCGGCCAAAAAACGACTGTGAAATATAGAaagagaaaattgaaattatagTTTGGATCGACATTAGGGTGGTGGTTTGGTTGAGTGAAGTGAAACGGATTGGTTTGGTGTGAGTTAGACGTCagcaattaaaaatgttgttgtaTTGAAAGTAAAAACTTAATTGAACTGATAAAGACTTAAATGGGTTAAGTGTTGGGGAAGGATTTTGATTGTGTGAGTGTGAAGGGAAGGGGGAATGGAGTATTTTTGTGTGATTTTGATTGATTGAAACATGGTTTGGCATTTATTTTGCTCGTCGATAATTACaaacacgttttttttgttttatttattttttttttaatttcattttcaatgctAGCATTATTTatcttgtttttattgtttttttttttttttttaatttttgatttgattgaCGATGACATTTTAAGTTGAAAGATTtgcattgtttttaaattagttCTACAAGTTATAGATggtataatttttgaataataacaTTTAAGTATTGAGAGTATTCAGAcagcaaataaattattttataaaacgaTTTAGAAGGCAGCAAAAGATGTTAATTGGAAATATTTTAGACAGAGcagattttaatgatttttcgatcaattttttttttgtgctgatgggaatttttttaggttcttaatttatcaacaagttaatttatttatgaacaaaatttgatatgacATCATCTGGTTTAAAGAATGGattttaaactgatttgaaatttcaaacatAAAGGTAGTTATCGTTCCTTATTCTGTATTAAAATTTCTAactctttaaattttttgaagagtTATTCTTCTTCTATGATTGGATGGCCTTCGAATCATTTAATCCCAAATGTTTAATGCAATTGATAAACATCGGCCTAAATCGATGgatagaatttttatttgattttttttaaatttattatttgattggcaaacaaaaaaagaactatGCACAACGAAagcatttaaaatcaatttttttgtttttttttttcaaacaaaacctattaaaacaaaaaaagttttaaaaattgtttgaacggtttttaaaaatatttgtaatttttatacctGCTCCTTAAAAGTGTccttttaatttctttatttttggagccaaaattttaaactatttaaaaagaGACATATCAAAGAAACCAtacacttaacaaaaaaatagaaattactatttattatgtttaatgcgttgttttttaatcaaattttatgTCTGATTATCATGATAGGATTAAAGTCTTAACATTTGCGATGAAAATAAAACGGAACGAATTAGTAtaatttgtgaataaataattttagattTCTTCTTTGTTCAGGTTAAATAATTCCGGTAGCAAAATCATTAggtatatgtacataaataatattgtttaGCTTATATTatcctttcaataaatatttttgttttccctCAATTTGGTTATTTTAGACTAATTTTctcattaatta encodes:
- the LOC129918521 gene encoding knirps-related protein isoform X2 — protein: MNQTCKVCGEPAAGFHFGAFTCEGCKSFFGRSYNNLSSISECKNNGECIINKKNRTACKACRLRKCLMVGMSKSGSRYGRRSNWFKIHCLLQEQQQQAAAAAAAAAAHHNSHNNNQKGAAPGSVNQHQPSAATSLSMLGHPGAYPPGLYPPRTKEELMMLGLTEDYGKHLAAAQSPSVSSPDSHNSDSSVDVNVRSNTLLRLGKSPMDMPPHLSKDLFLPLPFPGLGSMPVMPPPAFLPPSHLLFPGYHPALYQHHQGLLKPSSASSALEQQQHHLFSNATSPLSTSGSSSTNNRYTPTKSVEKDTISDRGSPSLFLNNNNNNHIGGNNGSKSAAEELTKRFYLDAMLKSQRQQLSSTCNTSTTNSTTTVTHATITPNSDSGVMCGNKSSTDDDIDAEIEEHCDEDDDINDAATDCSENLVVSMTPPRSPTIQTGVTTVTAATTDHQDNPIDLSMKTGSSSMSSKSSIDGSIDDNRRLSGAESDGRSGLGEGDDDETRTTITTTIKKSTPFSNNKASNNNSDDEGSCEFDHHSIKRIKMHITTTPLDLTTRV
- the LOC129918521 gene encoding knirps-related protein isoform X1; this encodes MCDMFQLNSASMYMNQTCKVCGEPAAGFHFGAFTCEGCKSFFGRSYNNLSSISECKNNGECIINKKNRTACKACRLRKCLMVGMSKSGSRYGRRSNWFKIHCLLQEQQQQAAAAAAAAAAHHNSHNNNQKGAAPGSVNQHQPSAATSLSMLGHPGAYPPGLYPPRTKEELMMLGLTEDYGKHLAAAQSPSVSSPDSHNSDSSVDVNVRSNTLLRLGKSPMDMPPHLSKDLFLPLPFPGLGSMPVMPPPAFLPPSHLLFPGYHPALYQHHQGLLKPSSASSALEQQQHHLFSNATSPLSTSGSSSTNNRYTPTKSVEKDTISDRGSPSLFLNNNNNNHIGGNNGSKSAAEELTKRFYLDAMLKSQRQQLSSTCNTSTTNSTTTVTHATITPNSDSGVMCGNKSSTDDDIDAEIEEHCDEDDDINDAATDCSENLVVSMTPPRSPTIQTGVTTVTAATTDHQDNPIDLSMKTGSSSMSSKSSIDGSIDDNRRLSGAESDGRSGLGEGDDDETRTTITTTIKKSTPFSNNKASNNNSDDEGSCEFDHHSIKRIKMHITTTPLDLTTRV